Proteins encoded in a region of the Macaca mulatta isolate MMU2019108-1 chromosome X, T2T-MMU8v2.0, whole genome shotgun sequence genome:
- the PNMA6A gene encoding LOW QUALITY PROTEIN: paraneoplastic antigen-like protein 6A (The sequence of the model RefSeq protein was modified relative to this genomic sequence to represent the inferred CDS: inserted 1 base in 1 codon; substituted 1 base at 1 genomic stop codon), with the protein MAVKMLQDWCRWMGVNARSGLLILGIPEDCDDAEFQESLEAALWPMGHFTVLGKVFREEXTAALVELNWEVNYALVPREVSGTGGQWNVVFVPCCSGEKFLGLGRVFHFPEQQGQMVESLAGARGVGLRRVCWLRSIGQVVQPWVETVRYQSLGVFSGRDQPAPGEECFEVXLDHTTDMLHVWQGFSERERRRRLLEGLRGTVLQLVHALLAENPARTAQDCLAALVQVFGDSESQVTILVKCLTAQQQSGECLSAFVLRLEVLLQKAMEKEALARASANRVRLRQMLTRAHLTEPPDEALMNLRMAGRSPSFLEMLGLVRESEAWEASLARSVRAQAQKAAGAWADAQAIARAHTKVEAVPGGPGWGPEGLVQAGGQEAEELLPEGLKLVLEECDN; encoded by the exons ATGGCGGTGAAGATGCTGCAGGACTGGTGCAGGTGGATGGGGGTCAACGCTCGCAGTGGTCTGCTCATCCTGGGCATCCCGGAGGACTGTGATGATGCCGAATTCCAAGAGTCCCTCGAGGCTGCCCTGTGGCCTATGGGACACTTTACGGTGCTAGGCAAAGTGTTTCGAGAGG CCACCGCGGCCCTGGTCGAGCTCAACTGGGAAGTCAACTATGCTTTGGTCCCCAGGGAAGTCTCCGGCACGGGAGGCCAGTGGAACGTGGTCTTTGTGCCCTGTTGCTCAGGCGAGAAGTTTCTCGGTCTCGGTCGTGTGTTCCACTTCCCGGAGCAACAGGGGCAGATGGTGGAGAGCCTGGCCGGCGCCCGGGGCGTGGGGCTGCGCAGGGTGTGCTGGCTCCGATCCATCGGTCAGGTGGTCCAGCCCTGGGTGGAGACCGTGAGGTACCAGAGCCTGGGCGTGTTTTCCGGGAGGGACCAGCCAGCCCCAGGGGAGGAGTGCTTTGAGGTCTAGCTAGACCACACCACCGATATGCTGCATGTGTGGCAGGGGTTCTCggaaagggagaggaggaggaggctgctggAAGGCTTGCGTGGGACCGTCCTGCAGCTCGTGCACGCTCTCCTGGCGGAGAACCCCGCCAGGACAGCGCAGGACTGTCTGGCGGCCCTGGTCCAGGTGTTTGGAGACAGTGAGTCCCAGGTGACCATCCTGGTGAAGTGTCTGACCGCTCAGCAGCAGTCAGGCGAGTGTCTCTCGGCTTTCGTGTTGCGGCTGGAAGTCCTGCTGCAGAAGGCCATGGAGAAGGAGGCCCTGGCCAGAGCATCTGCCAACCGCGTGCGCCTGAGGCAGATGCTCACCAGGGCCCACCTTACTGAGCCTCCGGATGAAGCACTGATGAACCTGAGAATGGCCGGGAGGTCTCCAAGTTTCCTGGAGATGCTGGGGCTCgttcgggagtctgaggcatgggAGGCCAGTCTAGCCAGGAGCGTGAGAGCCCAGGCACAGAAAGCAGCCGGTGCCTGGGCTGATGCCCAGGCTATTGCCAGAGCCCACACTAAAGTAGAGGCGGTCCCAGGAGGTCCTGGCTGGGGGCCAGAGGGCCTCGTCCAGGCAGGgggccaggaggctgaggagctCCTCCCTGAGGGGCTCAAGCTGGTCCTGGAGGAATGTGATAACTAG